One Helianthus annuus cultivar XRQ/B chromosome 12, HanXRQr2.0-SUNRISE, whole genome shotgun sequence genomic region harbors:
- the LOC110880955 gene encoding transcription factor CYCLOIDEA: MFSSSNPFTSSIHGLPPSSNIFLGQEKDGVYFNPFFTGEYCSFDPPIKESELQNCENNNNNDNNNNNNNNHLKLSDSVISPSRKRVAASKKDRHSKIFTAQGPRDRRVRLSIDISKKFFGLQDLLGFDKASKTLDWLFTRSKAAIKDLVEEMKHTSSSTLSDQCEEVFMEKGSDYLHKNGRKKKPAAKCIKRKKKTAQEHKSGIHLNLAARSQLRAEARARARERTLEKLRMKKLNNDVKNVVGDSDYCFLQTTQIQSQSNHEVKIGEALTQGKLPKPYSLLYNSQHNYVYSKGSRSHFKNCAH; encoded by the coding sequence ATGTTTAGTTCTTCAAACCCTTTTACTTCATCCATCCATGGCCTCCCTCCTTCTTCTAATATTTTTCTCGGTCAAGAAAAAGATGGTGTTTACTTCAACCCATTTTTCACTGGAGAATATTGTTCTTTTGATCCTCCTATTAAAGAATCAGAGTTACAAAACTGtgaaaataataacaataatgataacaacaacaacaataataataatcatcTGAAGCTTTCAGATTCAGTGATTTCTCCCTCTAGAAAGAGAGTTGCAGCTTCAAAGAAAGATAGGCATAGTAAGATCTTCACAGCTCAAGGTCCAAGAGATCGGAGGGTAAGATTGTCCATTGACATTTCAAAAAAGTTTTTTGGTCTGCAAGATTTGCTAGGGTTTGACAAAGCAAGCAAAACCCTTGATTGGCTGTTCACAAGATCCAAGGCTGCCATCAAAGATTTGGTTGAAGAAATGAagcacacttcatcttcaactcTTTCAGACCAATGTGAAGAAGTGTTCATGGAGAAAGGATCAGACTATCTTCACAAGAACGGAAGAAAGAAGAAGCCAGCGGCTAAATGCatcaaaaggaagaagaaaaCAGCACAAGAACACAAATCTGGAATTCATTTGAATCTTGCAGCTAGAAGCCAGTTAAGGGCAGAGGCAAGAGCAAGAGCTAGAGAAAGAACACTGGAAAAATTGAGGATGAAGAAGCTCAATAATGATGTGAAGAATGTTGTTGGCGATAGTGATTACTGCTTTCTTCAAACAACCCAAATTCAATCCCAAAGTAATCATGAAGTCAAAATTGGGGAAGCTTTGACCCAAGGAAAGCTTCCAAAGCCATACTCTTTGCTGTATAATTCCCAACACAACTATGTTTACTCAAAAGGTTCAAGATCCCATTTCAAGAACTGTGCTCATTAA